One genomic region from Magallana gigas chromosome 3, xbMagGiga1.1, whole genome shotgun sequence encodes:
- the LOC109621045 gene encoding uncharacterized protein, translating into MRNKQIPKKKPKIKFRQYSPTRLINAYLAVKEKGTSVRKAAKQYNVPTQTLRDRVKGKVDLEKVTMGPAPLLGQEEEAMLVSHLKAMASFGYGYTRKEVTNMASDYAIQLHKRTKQQKPLTLKWFRGFMKRWPDLKVVKPRALEYQRAKSSNPGNVQRYFVELSSILTKYNLFDKPHRIFNVDEKGITLNHAPPHVVSGTGDTPQAVTTGKSSTVTILGCGSASGVAIPPYFVFPGMRMRSELMEGSTPGAAGDVTESGWSNSVIFLQYLQSHFVHYVPGGLDEPVLLLLDGHRSHVSVAAVEWAKEHNIVLHVLPAHTSHILQPMDVGCYGPLQKIYNNLCHQKMRATSTVITKQDICALVCQAYSKALSAQNLQSAFRKCGIYPFNADVVPAEALAPSSVLIQRNEEEDKSDSDMDADENNNSQDFFAERTRELVRIKSEGLKAKKERKTLSKITSGRAITEPEVSAKIMEHVSAAAAPKQRKNIKNQTLSTTSTKNGKSPKCGNKKRKTSPQTKGHSQEPGPSNVQPIDNTSLRQYFLSEDSEDISISEEELCCICKMFTPHAVRNSTSLIFVKWVQCDKCRHWVHLNYCTDIRVVRIGDHYLCPHCK; encoded by the coding sequence atcccaaagaaaaaacccaaaattaaATTCAGACAGTACAGTCCAACTCGACTCATAAATGCATATCTAGCTGTCAAAGAAAAAGGGACAAGTGTTCGCAAAGCTGCAAAGCAGTATAATGTCCCAACCCAAACTCTTCGCGACCGAGTCAAAGGGAAGGTAGACCTGGAGAAGGTAACTATGGGGCCAGCACCATTGCTTGGACAAGAAGAGGAGGCTATGCTTGTTTCGCATTTGAAAGCAATGGCCTCATTTGGTTATGGGTATACCCGAAAAGAGGTGACCAATATGGCATCTGACTATGCCATTCAGCTACACAAGAGAACCAAGCAGCAGAAACCTCTCACATTAAAATGGTTTAGAGGGTTCATGAAGCGTTGGCCAGATCTGAAGGTTGTTAAGCCACGGGCATTGGAGTATCAACGCGCAAAATCATCGAATCCAGGAAATGTACAACGATACTTTGTTGAACTGTCGTCGATCCTCACAAAGTACAACTTATTTGATAAGCCCCATAGAATTTTTAATGTGGACGAGAAGGGGATCACACTCAACCATGCACCTCCTCATGTGGTATCCGGCACTGGAGACACGCCACAAGCTGTAACAACAGGAAAATCCTCTACGGTTACCATTCTGGGATGTGGTAGTGCCTCTGGGGTTGCCATTCCACCATATTTTGTCTTTCCTGGTATGCGGATGAGGTCCGAGTTGATGGAAGGCTCAACACCTGGGGCAGCTGGTGATGTCACAGAGAGTGGATGGTCAAACTCTGTTATATTTCTTCAGTATTTACAGAGCCACTTTGTTCATTATGTTCCTGGTGGACTCGATGAACCAGTTCTGCTGCTATTAGATGGACATAGGTCTCACGTTTCAGTTGCAGCTGTTGAATGGGCAAAGGAACACAATATCGTGTTGCATGTTTTGCCAGCGCACACTAGTCATATTCTTCAGCCCATGGATGTTGGTTGCTATGGCCCTTTACagaaaatttataacaatttgtGCCACCAAAAGATGAGAGCAACATCAACAGTAATCACCAAACAGGATATCTGTGCCCTAGTATGCCAGGCATACAGCAAAGCTTTATCAGCTCAAAATCTTCAGTCTGCCTTCCGCAAGTGTGGAATTTATCCTTTTAATGCTGATGTGGTGCCAGCAGAAGCTCTTGCCCCTTCTTCGGTATTGATTCAAAGGAACGAGGAAGAAGACAAGAGCGACTCTGATATGGATGCAGATGAAAACAACAACAGTCAGGATTTTTTTGCAGAGCGAACTAGAGAGCTTGTTCGTATAAAATCAGAGGGATTAAAGGCCAAAAAAGAACGCAAAACCTTGAGCAAGATTACATCAGGCAGAGCAATTACTGAGCCGGAGGTATCAGCGAAAATTATGGAACATGTTTCAGCAGCAGCAGCcccaaaacaaagaaaaaacataaaaaatcagACACTCTCTACCACCTCTACGAAGAATGGTAAAAGTCCAAAGTGTGGAAACAAGAAGAGGAAAACATCTCCTCAAACAAAAGGTCATTCACAGGAACCTGGACCCTCCAATGTGCAGCCAATTGACAACACATCTTTAAGGCAATACTTCCTATCCGAAGACTCTGAGGACATCTCTATTTCGGAGGAAGAATTGTGTTGTATCTGTAAAATGTTCACCCCACATGCTGTTCGAAATAGCACATCCCTTATTTTTGTAAAGTGGGTACAGTGTGACAAATGTAGACATTGGGTGCACTTAAATTACTGCACTGACATCAGAGTAGTCCGGATAGGGGATCACTATCTATGCCCTCACTGTAAATAG